Below is a genomic region from Ictalurus furcatus strain D&B chromosome 27, Billie_1.0, whole genome shotgun sequence.
gcctacagtcaagcatggtggtgggagtgtcatggtctgggactgcatgagtgctgccggcactggggagctacagttcattgagggaaccatgaatgttaacatgtactgtgacatactgaagcaagGCATGATCgatatgcagtattccagcatgataacgaccccaaacacacctccaagacgaccactgccttgctaaagaagctgagggtgaaggtgatggactggccaagcatgtctccagacctaaaccctattgagcatctgtggggcatcctcaaacggaaggtggaggagcacaaggtctctaacatccaccagctccgtgatgttgtcatagagaagtggaagaggactccagtggcaaactgtgaagctctggtgaactccatgcccaagagggttaaggcagtgctggaaaataatggtggccacacaaaatattgacactttaggcccaatttggacattttcacttaggggtgtactcacttttgttgccagtggtttagacattaatggctgtgtgtcgaggtattttgaggggacagcaaatttacactgttaaacaagctgtacactcactactttacattgtaacaaagtgtcatttcttcagtgttttcaaattaaaagatataatcaaatatttacaaaaatgtgaggggtgtactcacttttgtgagatactgtatagtatattaCTTGTTTGTAAGGAGCAGCAGCCTGTACAACATGCATGTTCCTAGGAAATTCTACGACTCCAACCAGCATAAAGCGGTTACTGGTGAGTTTTATCAAAATCCTTTGGATAGAAATAGATCTACTTGGTGGCCATCTTGGCAACACTCTTGGCTAGTTATTTTCAGTCAAACTAGACCTATCTATTTGAATGTGGAGCCGTGGCATCCATAGGGGGAGCTTGAGGAATGTCACAGCATTTATATCAGTCGTTTAACAAACATTAATtttcataaagtcctcattcacagcTCTATACACTGAGGTTTACTGTAATTAGAGTCTAATTAGctcttttgagtgaccaatgatttaaaaaaaaaaaaaagatgttttataacaaataatcaaaatgaaatcacaaaaaaagtaaGTCAGGTGTAATAGCCTCTCGACTTAATTTAGTTTGAGGCTATGTCGTTGTTAATGTTACTGTGCCCCATCAAAATGGTCATGGGCTGCTGCTGATGGGGAGAGACCAATATACCAGAAACAGATCCACAAGTAATATTTAGTGGACATTCATTGTGGAGTCACAAAAATGTGCAAAGGGAAAGGACCTGATTTGTCATCAGAGAACCCGATGGTGAGAAATGTTAACCTGGAtttaattttatgcaaatgaaatgcagcaGCTGTGTGGTGCTGACCAATTATGACAAAGTGAGACAAAGAGCTGTCCGACTGAAAATAATGGCATGTCTGCAGTTTATTGATTCACCCATCTAGGTTCCTAAGTAACTGAATAAAACCAGTAAGTGAAATCCTCACTCTCCTGATTAAATGTGTCACTTGTATACCTCATTATAGATAGACATCATGCAGTGTGTATGGCGAGAAATGGGTTGAAGTGCCAAACGGAATGATCAGtttcacaatataaataaaagaaaacaaaatcaaggCTATTCTGGGGACATAGGCTCTTAAATGGCAGGGCTATGAACTTTTAGCTTCAGTACCTGGAACCACAATGTGCACCATGATGTCATGCCTCCACTCTAGCATGCTAGGCTGACAGAGCAGTGGCTTTGGCCAGTGGCCTCTCCAGGATGTGGAGGACCGAGACTGTGCACTGGAGCTGCTGCTAGTTGGTGATTTAGATGACACAGTTGGGGCAGAAGGAGTGATGACCTCCCTGCTCTCTACAATTTCTTCATGGCGGCTGCGCTGGTGAAGGAAGTAGATGTACTCGGACAGGCGCACCACTCTTTCCCCTGCCTCCATCAGCTCCAGCTCCACTAAATAACGGCTTCCCCGTGCTGGATCTCTGCGCTTCTCAACATTAACAATACGGAGGAGGGAGTAGATGCtgggagagtgagagcgagagagagagagagagagagagagagagagagaaacagagagagcgagagagagagcgagagaaagagagagagagcgagagagagagtgagagatagagagagagaaagagacagagtgagagagagagcgagagagaaagaaagagagagagcgagagagagagagagagagagagtgagagagaacccTATTAGAATTCAGTGTATAGAAATAAGTAATAGCAAGCTTCATTCAAATAGTACACTCACAAATCCAAAAGGTGCACTGTGATGAATCAGAATACAGTGCAATGccacaatatttattattattattattataattattattattattattattgctcttgttgatgttgttgttgttgttgttgttgttgttgtataaaAACTGGTATTAATCTGATggaatgttttaaatatacttaataaataaaaatgcacaggAAAGTAATTAAAGTAGTAGCCggacaaaaggaaaataaatcttTGAGTTGTCACCTTTGAATTTTGTAAGGTCTAAatacaaaaaagaaatattaaatacaaaatgtatttatggactgacaaaaaaattttttctgGAGGAAGCATTTATGTAATTTAGTAAAAATACAGGTATTAATTTCTCAAGTCCTCtctagtccatccatccatccattttccataccgcttatcctacacagggttgccagggaacctggagtctgaCCCGGGAACTCGGGGTATAAGGCatggggggacaccctgggtgGAGTGCCAACCATTTGcagtgcacacatacacacactcacacactacagacaatttgggaatgtCAATCCACCTACAAcgcttgtctttggactgggggaggaaactggagtacgcAAAGGAAATCAAAGCACGGAGAGAACGTGCTGGATTTGAACCCgcaaaccccggaggtgcgaggtaaatgtgctaaccactaagtcaccatgcCCCACATCCTTTATATTGACACTacaaaataataagaaagtACTGGGACTATGACTGAGACAATAAAGTGTCTCTGAACTAGTCTGAAATTGTAAGACAGAACAGGGCAgaaggagaaagacagagaaaggaaGTGGGAGAGATTAataagagaaaaggagaaatatacagtaagtgtaagtgtaaaaCTGATGAATCAGCACTGAGCAGCAGGCCCTGCACATTTTTTAATATACGAAAGTGTCGAGAGATACAATATGATTGTGTCTCTCATTACAATAATGCTGTATAGATGCCCTGCTAAGAGAGATTGCTAGTGAATATTTAATGAATTCCTGCTGCTGTTGTAATGGAGATTAATGAAATTAACATCTAAcccagggtttttttgttgctgcACTGAAAGTGCatagaaacagaaacaaatgtaTAAACAGTTCTATTGCTAGTTTCATATTTCAGCACTAAACACAATAGAAATGCACGAAAAATACACTCACCCGCCATTGCACTTGTTTATCCGTTCTACGTACTGCGAGATCACCTCCAGTGCCTCGCTCTCAGCCAGCTGCAGATTTCCAGACACGTTGCACCTCAGGTCATTCCAGTCAGACCTGAGAAGCTCAAAGTCCACCGGGTTCACGCTGAACGTACGCTGCCAGTTGATGGCCTCCTCAGTCCAGCCGTTTCGTGACTCGTCGTCCTCGTAGCTGTATTCAGACGTGGCGCCATCTTTAAGCTCAGCAACCTCCGTCTGCTGCGATTCCTCCACCATCTCTGAAGCTTTGGTGGTCCTGATCTCTACGGGTTGCCTTCTGTCAGACGAGTTTGTCCCGGTAAGTTCTGAGCTTGATGGAGGCAGGTCTGTTATAGAGGATGATCGAAAATCCTTCACTTCACTCAGGGAGCTGTGCTTCAATTGCTGTGTGGGTGATTTATGGTCTGACATTGGCCAGGAATCATGCCTTTTCATGAATTTCCACCTCGAACTGAAATCCACAAGCTTTTTTCCACTTGCGGTTTGGTACAAAAAGACCCCAGGGAAGATCTCCATCGGCGGCTTTGGCGTACTTTTTGGTGGTTGAGGTTTAGTGACGTAGATTTTGCTTGACTTAACCGCTTTCTCTTTAGATGCAGGATGAGCCCCATTGCTCAGAATGTGACTTGCCAATGTATATAGCGGGGATCGCTGGGAATTCTTGAATGTTTTGCTCAGCCTTAGAGGAATGATCTTGTTGCTTCGCTGCATAGAGCTTAGTGGAACCCACTTTAAAGAACGGCGTCCATGGATTTGCATTGTGGCATTGTCTCCTTCTTCCATACTTTCTCTATGGTCTGTGAGAGTCTCATGGTCTTCCTCTATAATGCTTCTATGCTGCCTCAGCTGCCTCTCTTCTTCTATTCTGCTCTGTTGATCTTCCTGTGGAGTGTGTTTATGGTAGCCATCATCTCTCCCATGGTCTTCTCCTTTAATCCTCCTTCTGGTTTGCTTCATTTTGAAATGTGAGTATAAGTGCTCTTGGGTTAAAATGTGACCTTTTGAATTTCTGCCTGTTTGGTCCTTACTGGAGATTGTGCTAAATGAAGCACTTGAGAGCTGATCAGACATGCTGGTGTTAATTGTCCTCCTGACTGGATGGTGGTTAGAGTTGACTCTTGAGTCTTCCTCTAGATCTACaccctcttcttcttctaggAAATCTAAAGAAAAGTAGGAAACTCATGTTTAAGAGTCATTAGACAATGTTGATCGATCTGTAAAATGTACAAGATACTTAAATAGCCAAGAGGCTTCTTAACTAATGGGACATCAGTCTCAATACAGCATTAGTACTGCCATTCTGTCATCCTACTAACACACTtaagcacaatcacacatgcagtctttttttttttttttaaagcaattatcACAAGCACAGCTGTGATATCCTCATCACTGACAATGCTGTGATTAGTCTAAACCAGAAGAAGCCAAGTGTTAAATTCTCTCCTGAAACTGTTTTGTAGTATGTCACAACACACCATCAGGATTTGGAAAGAAAAGAGGCCTGTCATCATTCTCTTCATCCATCTTCATGTATTTATAGAAGCCAAACCTGTTAAGACAAGAGTACAAGGTGAAACCTTTTAAGAGCACTCGGTCCTGTCACTCAAACATGTAAAGTATATGTTCAAAGTAATATAATAAGATAAAATGAATAGTCTGTTAACTGGTAAGCCGTACTTTTCCAGGTATACTGGAGATTCCCTGTAGAAACATTTGTTCTCTCTTTCCATATGAGTGAGTCTGGTGAAATCATTTGGATAGACGTAGGACAGATACACCTAAAAGGATTATATCAATAATGAGAATCAACACGAGCgtgtaagaagaaaaaaaatttttttttaaagactatcATAAACAAAGATTTGAATTGTAATGATCAGTAATGTGCAATGGGGATTACGTTGTCTGGaaatctgtttaaatattttcacCAAATGTGCATCACCAAATACGTCCAGCTCATGTGGAAAATGCTGCTGCTAGGCTATTGACAGGAACACGTAAGTGGGTGCACGCTACCTCCATTTTATCTTCGCTCCATTGGTTGCTGGTGCACTTCAGAATAGAGTTTAagcttttattgtttgtttttaaatcattaaatagGTTAGCGCCATCATACCTTGCAGACCTCTTCTGATCAGCTTCTCTTAACTGTTTCCAGGTCCAGATTAAAGCTTAGGGGTGACTGTGCCTCTAGGATATCTGGCCCTAACCTTTGGAACAGTTTACCTCTGCATGTCAGAGCAGCTTCAACTTTAGCTATATTTAAAAATTggttaaaaacacatttcttatCTGTGGCTTTTAATGATACGTATTGAGAGCTTAGGCATGTTATATATTCATGTTTGttcatgtttgttatttatattattatttatcttgtACAGCATTTTAGTCAAATGTCGGTGTGTTTaattgtgctttataaataaagtaaagaaaGCATGTCAGTGCTACTCACAAACTGTAGGCCCTGGTAGCGTGCGATGGGGAAATCTCTCACTACGTAGGTAGGAGAGTAAACACAAGATGGCAGCACCTTCTCCAGCCTGGACTGATCCATCATGGGGACTAAGAGGGGATAACAtgtattcaatttaattcaataaatgATATTAAAGCTAAATATACTATTGTCAgcagtttatatttatgttgatACAAACTGTTTAGCTGTATACCTAATTAATTCATgaatatattacaaaataaaattgctTCTGTTTTCAGAAAAGAgtgtaatttaaaaatgaacggtTATGTCTAATTTGGgtccaaaacacatttaaataaaataaaaataaaaaacaagataGATAtaaagatatactgtatatattcagaTAGGGAAACAGTCAGGTTTTAGATATAAACTTTAAGGATTAAACTGAAGAACTCAAAGAGTTCTAAATCATATATTTCTCTGAGAGTGTATTTATATTCGagatattaacatttatttatcaaagtTGCATACAGTCAAATATGATTAGATAATGATCgtactcaaatatttacaacatcagtttcagtgtaaattcaacagtgtaaattttagcatacactgcaaaaaaatgccatcatagcaagtgaaaatatcttgaatatagacaaatgtatctagtatttcctattacaagattacaacaaaccaaATGTAAGATAacttaaacctatttctagacatttgtactcatttcaagcttgaaatagtcatTCTATTCGCAGATCATGTCactaattttaagcatttattttgagaaagaagcaaaatgatctgccaatagaataagaaaatgcAATGTTTGAATTGTCTAGAAATAAGttgaataatcttatatttggttaattgtaatcttataatcgGAAATGCTAGATAAatctatattcaagatattttaactTGCTAACTtgcatttttttgcagtttaatgttaaaacaaaatgaaaaaagtctGCTGCAAATAATCAAAATCAGTGTCAGTATCATCAAACAAATTGGTCATAATAGAGTatataagtaataaaaaatagtcTATAGCGTTGATAATCACATTTGTGCATGCAGGAATCTCATACTTAAATACAGATAACATGGTTTAGCATCAATATGTAGTTTATAAATGTTAATCCGAATGCTTAGACGTGGATTTTTATCAGCTCATTAGTCCTTCAATTGAGTATTATCCGCATTTGCATACCAGAGATTGCAGCATTTCTAGAAACCAGAGCATACTTTTATTTGCAGCAATACATCTCATACAaaagcacttttattttatctttactgaaatttattatttttcccttttctccCTTTCCATCTTGgatgtctctttctttccttaaatCTGGTTAGCCAGCTGAATGCTTTCCCTTTTTTCACCCCACTATCACAACAACACTGTCAGTtatgtaaatctctctctctctctctctctctctctctctctctctctctctctctctctatatatatatatatatatatatatatatatagtgggtGGGAGCTAAAGTCCATGCAGCTAAATCTGATTCATCATTGCACTCAAATGACTGCTCTTTTTGATGTTGTATGACCGTTTCATGAATAAGATGCAGACTTGCTCATAGATCATTTCTTGCACTCAACTCAGTCCTCATTTCTACACAACTCTGGCAAATAAGGGCTATTCTGTTGAGGATATTATAACCTGGAAGTAAAGAGGTGAAATAAACATGCTAAAATGACTGGAACGGAAACAAAAAGAGGTTTCGAGTCAGTGTCTTATTCGTGGCATATTTGTTCTGCACTCCAACATGTGCACATGGTGCTGAAAAATAAGGTTAAGCTAAAACATACTGGCTCTTATTCATCAAAACGTGCATTTTGTAAAATGAGCATATGCAAACTCACATCTTTGTGTAAATTTGAGAGTACCATTTTAACAAACTGAAAAACAACCTCATGACAATAAACACAACTTCAATACAACCAAAAACCTGTTAATTTTAGCAAAGTATTACGCTGCATGCACCAAGCCCACGGCCAAGCCTGCATTAGTATGTAGTTGGACACAGAAAATCTCAGTGCATAGACTCCACCAGCTACAGAATAGAATAAATCTGCATCAGACAGTTAGTACGCAGACTTGCAGTCATGATAATGTAGATCAGCACCGAAGTGAACCATCATGCACAACATAACATTGACGAAACCTTGACGAAATCAAAATTCAGCAAAGATAGTTTGCAGCCTGTCAACTGGAAAGGTTGCTTGATTGACAACAGTGAGCACAAACATCAAGCAGTTAGATAATGTTCAACTCATTGAGTACCTTACGATCATACAATCCAGCTTCAGGAATTGATTTGCTAAAGGCAAATCATAACATACCGTTGTGTCCATACCACTTTTTGATACAGTATGACTGGTTTTACATCCATTTGTTGTGGATCCCAGGTTTCCTAGCCGAGTACTAATAGCAAAGTTGTCACCTCATGAGCTTGACCTCACACTTGCAGTCTATAAAAGGCCAGTGTTATGTCACGCTCATCCTTTTTTCCATTCGCATCTTGTGAAAGAGTTGAGGAAGTGCATTCAATATACTGAGCATAGTGCTGCAATCCTTTGACTTTTAGCAAATCTGCTTTTTTAGTTATTGTTAAAACCAGCAAAGTCGGAGTGAGTGTGTTGAGGGTAGTAACGGGTGATGGTAGTTCTAATATTTTACCTATAACTAATTTGGCCATAATGGACTGTATTTCTGAGCAAGACAGACTGCCTATTGTTTAAGTTGTCATGCCCAATCTTCCACACATTTATAGCTTGTGTGCATTAGTGTATTACTAATTACAAGAATTATATGTTCTGTCAAGTCCCTATGGATGATGGGCCGGATCAATGCCCAAATTGTTTGGGATTTGgacatctacaaatggcacttGAACATGTGCAAATGGAGCTCTGCCATAACTGCAGCAAAGCAGGCTATTCAAATACTGCTGCATATTCATCACCTTTCTCTGGTGCTTCATGGGTGCATTGAGGAATGAATCTAACAGCAGATATGGCTGCAGAGCCCATTAGGAAGAAAAAGGTGAGTGCCTTTACTATGTTGCAGCAACAAGAGTAAAAGCAGAAGAAGATATGTGGGATGCACTGGGGACCACATTGTGCCATCACTGCAGCCAAGAGCACAAAGGCTTCATGTTTCGTGCCACAACAAGCTGTGATCAAGCCTCTAAGGAAAGATTTACTGAAATTGCCGGGGGATTCCAGTTTTGGTTCTGACAAAATGCAGTCAATGGTGAGATGGTCCTTCTGTCTGCATATAGAGCATTGGAGCCTGATAACAACAGACTACCACAGTGTCTACTGAGCACACCATCCACAGGGTATTGTTTCCCTGTTGTCTATTGCCAAACACAGGAGTCTGCCTCAAAGATATACAAGACCCAACCCAACTGATTAGACTCACTACAGAAATGCAGCCTCTACTTGAAAAACAGACGAGAGAAATAGTATGCAGACCACAAAGTCTGACTATAGACTTTCAAAACAGGAGACAAAATTCTCGCCATTTAAGATCTCAAAGACTTCTGAAAAATGTCTTCTTAAAGCTACTGTCATTCCAGATGTGCAGCAGACAGTGAAAATGCACGATTGGTTCATAGCCATAGATCTGAAGGAGGCACATTTCCACATTAGGATCGTATTGAATCAGAAGCCGAGTAATACACTTAAAATATCCCAACTTTCCAACCAGAAATTAAGTTATGAAATAACTTCTATATTAACTGTTCAGTGTATTCCCCCCAtagttaattttttatatacaaccccaattctgaaaaagttgcgacagtatggaaaatgcaaaaaacaaaattaaattcaccctgtactatatttaaaacacattattaacacattttttgatgttttactttgtgaatttaatttatttcaaatctgatgacacactccaaaaaagttgggacagtcgactgtttagcactgtgtaacatcaccttttcttttaataacacttattaagcgtttgggcgctgaagacaccagttggttaagtttagcaagtgcaattttccctcattaatccattatgcatttcttcagctgcgcaactgtatggggccttcgttgccttattttgtgcttcataatacgccacacattctcaatcggagacaggtcaggactgcaggcaggccatgctagcacccgcactctctgcttacgcaactatgtgcttgtaatccaggcagaatgtggtttggtgttgtcctgctctggatggcagcatatgttgctccaaaatgtctacttatctttctgcattaatggtgccctaacagatgtgcaagttacccatgccatggacactgacacatccccataccatgacagtcACTgccttttggacctgacgctgataacagcttcgATGGTCCTgctcctctttggcccggagaacacgacggctgttttgtccaaaaactatttgaaatgttaacttgtcagaccacaaaactcccctgtgctactgtccatctcaaaTAAGACCGAGCCCAGAACAGTCagtggtgcttctggacagtgttgatgtatggcttctgctttgcatacatctgtggatgcagcaagGATGACTGAGAAAGgattaccaaagtattcctgagcccatgtcaggatatccgttacagactcatgacagtttttaaaacagtgacgtctgagggatcggagatcacatgcattcagaagtggttttcagccttgccctttacacactgagatttgaccggattccttgaatcttttaattatattgcgcactgtagaaggtgaaatgcccaaaatcctaccaagttgtctttggggaatgttgttctcaaagtgttggattattcaccgACGCAATTGTTGGCAGATtgccgagcctcgacccatccttgctcttgaaggactaggccttttttggaggctccttatacactatgattagacgattgcctcacctgtttcacatcaccttcttatttcaacttgtcaaaTCGCcgttagtcctaaattgccctgtcccaacttttttgggatgtgttgcatgcatcaatttcaaaataaatgtttattttgaggtggatgggctacaacagcaggaaACCACGTCGGATTCCACttctatcagccaagaacagaaagctgaggctgcagtgagcacaggggcaccaaaactggacagtttggaaaaaaacatagcctggtctgatgaatcttgatttttGCTAAGACACACAGATGggagggtcagaatttggcacaaacagcatgaatccatggacccaacctgccttgtgtcaacagtccaggctggtggtggtgataTAATGATGGGGGGAATGTTTTCCTGCACTTTGGGCCAATACCAAACAATCATCaattgaatgccacagcctatttgagtattgctgcttcatggccacaatttactcaTCATCTCGTAGCTACTTCCAATATattaatgcaccatgtcacaaagttgtctcaaactggtttcatgaacatgaccaTGAATTCAATGTTCAATgttcccagtcactggatctgaatccaatagaacacctttgagTTGTGGTGGAACaggagattcgcagcatgaaagtgcacctgaaaaaatCTGCTggaattgcatgatgcaatcatgtcaacatggaccagatcctcaaaggaatgtttccaacatcttctggaatccatgccatgaaaaAATGAGGatgttttgagagcaaatggAGGCCCTATTCAGTATTAgcatagtgttcctaataaactgttcagtgagtgtactGCTCATCCCAAAGCATGGTTCTGTAAAATCTGCTTACATTTTTAGCAGTGTATGGCTTCTACATTGAGCTGCTCTGTTTAGCTGGGTCTAGGTTCAGGCCaggcaaaatataaacaaaagccTGAGAATAACTAGCTGGGCTGACAGTATGGCAATATTgctaattgtatttttttctaaggTATATTTGACATCATTTGATTATTACAAACCCATTTTATAacaatgtaaacacacacacacacacacacacacagacacacacatacacacacaggagtaCCCACTTTTGTAGAATGTGTCGCGTGGGTCTGGCCTGAGCATGTctgcagcatgtgtgtgtgaactgtggACCtcctgcagagtgtgtgtgtggctggccAAGGTCTGAGGGATGTGTTTCACACTGTTCATCTTCAGGCTGGACTCGTCTGAggtgagagagaacgagagaggaaAGTGAGAAAAGGGTCATGCAGTCAACTTCACACACATGAGCAGCAGCTTGCTGGATGAAAGATGACAGTGTAGGTCAGTGAGATCAACTCAGGCAAGAAGTGCAAGAAAGGCAAAACATGCTGCTGCACTCACAAGAAAATGTCAGGGTGTATTGAGGCTAGTCATGCAGGtaaatgtacaaccccaattccaaaaaaagatgGGACgcggtgtaaaatgtaaataaatgtaaataaaaacagaatgcaatgatttgcaaatctcataaacccatatgttattcacaatagaacatagaaaacatatccaatgtttaaactgaggaaatgtaacattttaaggaaaaaataaggtaattttgaatttgatggccgcaacatgtctcaaaaaagttgggacaggggcaacaaaagtctggaaaagtaaatgttactaaaaagaaaagctggaggttaattggcaaaagGTTAGTAAcatgggtataaaaagagtattttacacaggcagagtctttcagaagtaaagctgggcagatgttcaccaatctgcgaaaaactgcatctacaatttgtggaacaatttcataataatgttcctcaatgtaaaattgcaaagattatgaatatctcatcaagtac
It encodes:
- the b4galnt4b gene encoding N-acetyl-beta-glucosaminyl-glycoprotein 4-beta-N-acetylgalactosaminyltransferase 1 — its product is MRFPLKKIRKQFKLLLLLVLLTFAIGFTYLHVIQGRAIKLHSSYGKDMERQTEGLGSGQKKLPHSSSSHPEDSSDSADETKHGHGGDEFGESEQEKYGKPEIQKLLSQKLLKLPWKPEYKGQANLHVFEDWCGSSVSQLRKNLHFPLYPHARTTVKKLAVVPKWKNYGLRIFGFIHPYKDGDFQFAISSDDNSELWLSSDENPLNAKLLAYVGLHGSEWTAPGEFSKFRSQTSKSVHLMTSRRYYFEILHKQDDKGSDHVEVGWRPFLPGLKYDVIDSAYISLYTDESSLKMNSVKHIPQTLASHTHTLQEVHSSHTHAADMLRPDPRDTFYKIPMMDQSRLEKVLPSCVYSPTYVVRDFPIARYQGLQFVYLSYVYPNDFTRLTHMERENKCFYRESPVYLEKFGFYKYMKMDEENDDRPLFFPNPDDFLEEEEGVDLEEDSRVNSNHHPVRRTINTSMSDQLSSASFSTISSKDQTGRNSKGHILTQEHLYSHFKMKQTRRRIKGEDHGRDDGYHKHTPQEDQQSRIEEERQLRQHRSIIEEDHETLTDHRESMEEGDNATMQIHGRRSLKWVPLSSMQRSNKIIPLRLSKTFKNSQRSPLYTLASHILSNGAHPASKEKAVKSSKIYVTKPQPPKSTPKPPMEIFPGVFLYQTASGKKLVDFSSRWKFMKRHDSWPMSDHKSPTQQLKHSSLSEVKDFRSSSITDLPPSSSELTGTNSSDRRQPVEIRTTKASEMVEESQQTEVAELKDGATSEYSYEDDESRNGWTEEAINWQRTFSVNPVDFELLRSDWNDLRCNVSGNLQLAESEALEVISQYVERINKCNGGIYSLLRIVNVEKRRDPARGSRYLVELELMEAGERVVRLSEYIYFLHQRSRHEEIVESREVITPSAPTVSSKSPTSSSSSAQSRSSTSWRGHWPKPLLCQPSMLEWRHDIMVHIVVPVKNQARWVQQFISDMELLHRETKDENFSIIIVDFESEDMDVEQALKQSTVPRYEYLRREGNFERSSGLQMGVDTIADSHSIVFLCDLHIHFPLSILESIRKHCVEGRLAFAPIVMRLDCGSSLLEPDGYWEVNGFGLFGIYKSDFDRIGGMNTEEFKDRWGGEDWEFLDRVLQNGLEVERLRLRNFYHYYHSKRGMWNTPIKKPSQG